GGCCTGCGGCAGCGTCTGGGCGAGTCCCCTTTCTATTATGAAAGCGACAGCTCCTTTGGCTGGTATCGCCGCCAGTTTGCCGACCCCGTCAACCTGGATTACGATGCCTGGCGAGGCGATACCTATCACCAGCTCGTGCTGCCGCTGACTTACTTTGGCTGGCTGCAGGTCACTCCGCGCGTGGGCGGGCGGGCCACGCATTACAGCGCCGCCGGCGGTCCGGGCGGTGTGACCCGCGAGCATGGCCGGCTGGTATTCAACACGGGCGTGGAGTTTTCCACCCGCGCCCACCGTCTCTGGCCCGGCCTGCGCAACCGCCTGCTCGACTTGAACGGGCTGCGGCACATCATTGAGCCGAGCCTCAATTATGCCTTTGTGCCCACCCCCAGCCGGCGGGTGCCGTTGCTGCCCCAGTTTGATTATGAGTTAGGCTCGTATCGCCTGCTGCCGCTTGACTTTCCCGACTACCACGCCATTGACTCCATTGACAGCCAGAACGTCCTTCGCCTGGGCGTGCGCAACCGGTTGCAAACCAAGCGCCATGGCGGCATCGAGAACTTCTTTTATTGGGCCGTCTTCACCGACTGGCGGCTGGACCCGCGCGCCGGGCAAAGCCGCTTCAGCGAGGTCTATTCCGAGGTGGAATTCCTGCCCCGCTCCTGGATTGTTCTCAGCCAGGAATTGCGCGTGGACCCCAACGCCGGAAACCTCCGCGAACTAACCCACCGGCTTACCCTTCTGCCGGGCGACCGCTGGACCGTCACCCTCGGCAACCGTTACCTGCGGTTTGACCCGGCCTATCCGCAGTACCTTGAGCAAAACCTGTACTTTTCCAGCATCTTTTACCGGCTCAGTGAAAACTGGGCCTTCCGCGCCACCCACCACTTTGAGGGCCGCGACGGGCGCATGGAGGAGCAAACTTATACGGTCTATCGGGACATGCGGAGTTGGACGATGGCGCTGGCCTTGCGCTGGCGTGATGAACGCCTCCGCGGCGACGATTTCACCATCGCTTTCACCCTCTCCCTCAAGGCGTTCCCCCGTTATAAAGTCGGCCAGGACGCTGACCGGCCTGCATATTTGTTGAGCGGTTATTAAGGTTGGGCCGCTCAAAATCAAGCCAAGGGGCACTCAGGCGGTCATCAAGGGGTCCTTAACGCGCCAAAAAGCAGGCCGCTGACCGTTGCAAAAACGATGACCATGACCACATAGGCCACCGTTTTCCGCGTCCCCAGAATCTGGCGCAATACCAGCATGCTGGGCAGCGACAACGCGGGTCCAGCCAACAGCAGCGCCAGCGCCGGGCCTTGCCCCATCCCTGATCCCAACAAACCCTGCAGGATGGGGACCTCGGTCAGGGTCGCAAAATACATGAAAGCTCCCACCACGGCCGCGGCAGCATTGGCCCATAGAGAATTGCCGCCCACCGCCTGTTGTACCCAGGCCGAGGGAATCAGCCCTTCGTGCCCCGGCCGCCCCAGGAGAACGCCCGCCGCAAACACCCCTGCCAGCAACAAGGGAAAAATCTGTTTGGCCAGCGCCCAGGTGGCATCCAGCCAGGCGCGGCCTTCGCCCGGATGCCGCCAACACAAGATTGCCAGGCCGGCGCTGCCCGCAGCAAAAGCCACGGCGGGCGAGGCGGGAAAAGACCAGGCCAGGATGGCGACTCCTGCCGCCGTGATGGCCAAACTCCGCCACGCGAAGCCAAACCACAGCCCCAAAACCACGCCCAACCCCGCGGCACTGAGCGCAGTTAAAGCCCATTTCCATTCATGCACCGCCGCCACCCATCCAGTTGTTTCTGCCGGCTTGCTCCAATTGGCAAAGATTAGCACCGCAGCCATGAGCGAAAAAAAACCGGCATTTTGCGCCAGGGACCGCCTTGCCTCCGGACGCGGCAGGCGTGCGGATGCCCGGGCGCGGGCGCGTTCCTCGCGGCGGAATAACAGATGCATGCCCAAACCAATCACCACGCTGAACCACACCGCCCCCACCGCCCGGCCCACGCCAAGGGACCAGCCCAAAACCCGCGCCGTTAAAATGACCGCCAGGATGTTGATGGCCGGCCCGGAATACAAAAACGCAATGGCTGGCCCCAGCCCGGCTCCGCGCTGCCAGATGCCGCCAAAAAGCGGCAGCACGGTGCAGGAGCATACGGCCAAAATGCTGCCGGAAACCGAGGCCACGCCATAAGCCAGGGGCTTGGGCGCCGCCGGCCCCAGATACCGCATCACCGCCGCCTGATTGACAAAGACACTGATGCCGCCCGCGATGAACAGGGCCGGAATGAGACACAGGAGCACGTGCTCCCGAGCATACCACCCGGTCATGGCCAGGCCCTCCTGCCAGGCCCGCTCCACCCGCGGCTCCTCCACCGGCAGAAAATACAAAAGCAGAAATGCCGCCAAAAACGCGGCGAGGATTTTCATCTCCTTGCCGCGTACTTCGCCGGCTGACTCAACCTGCAATTTAATGGAAGACATATTATTAGTTAATTAGCAAAATAGCATAATATAGGATAAAAAATTATTTCCGCCCCTCTTGCACGGCCGCTAAGCATTGGAAAAAGTTCATCACGCAAGGCGTCACCAGCCGGTAAAAGACCTGCGTCCCCCGTTTTTCATCCTCCACAATGCCCGCATGTTTCAATAAAGAAAGATGACGGGAAACGGTGGGCATCTCGCTGCCGACCAGTTTGGCCAGCTCGCACACACAGCGCTCGCCTTTGGACAATTCCGTGACCATGAGCAGGCGCCCGGGATGCGCCAGGGCCTTGAAGACGAGGGCTTGTCGCTTAAAATCCGCCGGTTTGGGCGTATTGTTCATTACATGACAAACTTAGCTAATTGGCTAATAATGTCAAGTCTTGACCCCAAGTTTCTCCTTTTGCACCGAAAGTGTGGCTAAAGGTTGGAGCGCCACCTTCCGAGGCTTTTGGGCCTTTTCGTTAAGTATGTTCGGACCCTCTCCAAAAGAAGTCCGCTGAAAATACCTCAAGTTTCCTTCCTTTCCTGCCGAAAGAGAAACTGGGGCAGAAGAAAATTATGCCTCACTCATGAATTATTGGCAGTCTAAGACTGGCAGCAGCTTTATTAGTGTTCAAGTCCGGGCACTGGTATTTTTGGCTTTTTGTGCCGTGGCCGCTCCCATGGTGGCGGATACCAATCCTCCGGCTCCGGCAACGGCAGGAGGGCCTGCGCTATTGGAACTGGAGCTCGAGCAGTTGCTGCAAATGCGGGCGGCCACGGTGGAAGGGGCCTCACGTCGGCGGCAACCCACTCGTGAAGCGCCTTCGGCGGTGACCCTTTTGACCGCCGAGGATATTCAGAAGAATGGCTGGCGCACATTGTCGGATGCTTTGAACAGTGTGCCCGGGTTGTACACCACCAATGACCGGGATTTCTGGTACCTGGGAGCGCGCGGCTTCAACCGGCCCGGAGATTATAATTCCCGTTACCTCCTGCTCATCAACGGGCACCGTTTGAACAACGCCATTTACGACAGCGCGCCCATTGGGCCGGAGTTTCCCGTGGACTTGGACTTGATTGAGCGCATTGAGGTAATTCCCGGCCCTGGAGCGGCGATGTATGGCAACAACGCCTTTTTTGGGGTCATCAATGTTATCACTAAAAAAGGCCGGGACATCGGCGGCATGGAAGCCTCAGCCAGCATGGGCAGCCATGTCTCCGGCCATGGACGCTTTACTTACGGCCAGTATTTTACCAATTCCGGGGTGGAACTGCTGCTCTCGGGCGACTATGGCTACGACCCCGGACCCCGGCAATTGACCTTCACCGACGCCACCGGCAAGGTCTGGACTTCGCGGCGGCGAGACTCCGTGGAAACGGCGCGCTTTTTTAGCTCACTAAGCTGGCGGGACTGGTCCTTGAGCGCCGCCGTCAGCCGTGCACCCAATGGCATTCCCAGCGGGGTTTATGCCAGTGATCCAGGGGATCCCCGGGCAGAATGGGAGGAGCAATATGGATATCTGGAGGTCAAGTGGGATCACTCGTGGGATGAGGACAGGCGGCTGACGGCCCGGGGTTATTACAACTATTATCGCTACCTTGGCTGGTATCCTTACGGGGGCATTCGCGCCGACGATCGAGCGGTTGGCCAGGATTATGGCGCGGAGGTCCAATTCAACGCCAAGTTATGGGAGCGCCATGTGCTCACGCTGGGAGCCAACCTCCACCATGCCTTTCATCAGGACCAGTCTTATGAGGACGAAACGGGCTTCATCTACCTGAATGATCATCAAGACCATTGGCTGGCGGGTGGCTTTGCCCAAGTGGAATGGCTGTTGCACCGCACCCTGCGGCTCAACACCGGCGGGCGCCTGGATTATCACAGCCGGCACGGAGCGGAGGCGAATCCGCGGCTGTCCCTGATTTATCAACCGTGGCAGCGGACAACTTTCAAGGCCCTGTATGGCACGGCATACCGGGCGCCCAGCGTGTTTGAAATGTACTACGGCTTTGATGGCGGTTATGTCATTAATCCGGCCCTGCGCCCGGAAACCATCACTACCTACGAGCTGGTGTGGGAGCAGCAGTTTACGCGGCGGCTGGCTTTGCGGATGTCCGCCTATTATTACTGCATCGAGGAATTAATTTCCATGGAGCCCCAGCCTGGCACCGGCTACCTGCAATTCCAAAACCTGGACCATGTGCGGGCCACCGGCCTGGAAACCGCCTTGGAATACCGGCTGCCGCACGGCTGGCGCTGGCGCGGCAGTTACGCGGTGCAACGCAACCGCATGCGGGGGGTGATGATGGATAATTCACCGCAACACCTGGTCAAAAACCACCTCTCCATCCCCCTTTACCGGGATCGTTGGTGGCTCAATGCCGAATGCCTTTACTCCAGCGACACCACCACCGGCATGCCGGGGGTCGAGGCCAACGACTATTGGCTCTTGAATCTGACACTGTGGAGCCGGCCCTTGGGCAAAAACCTGGAATTTTCCGCCAGTGTTTACAATGTGTTAGGGCATAAATATGCCTATCCGGTGGGGGACGAGTACTGGGCCAATTCCGGCCCTTTGATGGAGTTCTCAGGCCGTGAATTTCGGGTGAAGTTCACGTATCGCTTTTGAGTCGGCCATGTGGGTCAATGGGCACAAGTTCACGACAGCAAAAGTCGCTCTCCACCGGCGGGGGGGATGGTTGTTGCTCTGCGCGCTGTTGAACGGGGAGCCGTTGCCGGCCGCTGAACCCGCCGGACCCACGGCCGCTGAATTGAAAGCCGCCGTGGTGTGTCAGTTGACCAAATTTGTGGAATGGCCTGAGCCGCCGTCCACCAACGCGCCCCTGGTCATCGGCGTGGTGGGCGAAAGCCCCCTAATCACCGCTTTGGAGCGCCTGTTGCAGTCGGCCCAAAACTCATTCAGCGGGTCATTGACAATTCAGAAACTAGTCCCTAGCTTATCCCGTTCAAACGCAGCTTCGTGCCATCTGGTGGTACTGGGTGAGCGTTTGCCGGAGCGCTCCATGACCTCCATCATCGAGACCCTGAGAGGCCAGGGCATTCTTACAATAAGTGATGCCCAGGGATTCACCCGCCATGGGGGCATGGTAGGATTGGGCATGGAGGACCAACGGGTACAAATTGAGGTCAACCTGGCCGCCTGTGAGCGGGCGCGCATTCGGTTCAGCTCCCGCCTGCTGCGGCAGGTCAAAATTGTTTCCCCGCCCGCCCCGAAGTCGCCTTAATATCTATGGCCGCCCTCGCCACATGGTTTAAGAACTTGTCCCTGGCCCGCAAGCTGGCCTGGTTGACCATGGCCATGGTGTTTATGGCAGTTGGTATCTGTATGTTGACGGGTCTGATGGTGGAGGTGTCATCTATGCGCCGCGAAGCCCAGCAACGGTTCACGGCGCTGGCTGATGTCCTGGCCCAGGAATGCGCGGCTTGTCTGGCCTTTGATAATGCACAGGATGCCCGCGAAGCACTTAGTGCCTTGCGCCAGGATGCTGATATTCAAGCGGCCTGGGTCCTCAAAACAGACCGCAAAGTTTTTGGCGAATACCAAAGGAATTCCACCTCTGCCCGGCCCTTGCCGACTCCTGTCACATCGCACGTCTCCCTCTTTGAATTTCATCGGGTTATTGAACAGCCCATCAAGTTACAGGACAAACTTTTGGGCTGGCTGGTCTTGGATTGCAGTCTGCACACCTACTGGGCACGGATGGGCCTCCGTGCCGCGGGAATGTTTTTAACCATGAGCCTTGCCCTAGCTGTCACCTGGCTGGCCCTGCGGCGGCTGCTGCGGCCGGTGATGGCGCCCATTCTGGAATTGGCCTCGTTGTCCCAGCAGGTTTCCCAAAACAACAATTACACCTTGCGCGCCCCCCCGGCGGGCAACGATGAGGTGGGCCAGCTCGTCACCGCCTTCAACCACATGCTCGAGGCCGTGCAATCCCGCGACGTTGAACTGGAGCGGGCGCGGGCCACGCTCGAGCAGCGGGTGCAGGAACGCACTGCGGAATTGCAGCGGGAAATCATCGAGCGCCGCCAGATTGAAGAGGAATTGCGCCTCTCGGAGCAGCGCTTTGCCCAAATCTTCCGTGCTTCTCCGCTACCCATCATCCTGCGCGGTCTGGAGAATCACCGGGTCGTCGAGGCCAATCAAAGTTTTCTCCAGTTGTTTGGCTACACGCGGGAGGAGGTGTTGGGCCGCACCATTGAGGAACTGGGATTAAACGCCAATCCCGCCCAAATCAAGGAACTGACCGAAATCGCCAAGAAGAAGGGGCGCATCCGCGAATTTGACATTCAATGGCGCGGCAAGGGGGGACGCGCGGGCACAGGGCGGATATTTGCTGAGGTGATAGAGTGGGTCAAGGAGCCTTGCTTGATGGTGATGGTTTATGACACCACCCAGCAGACCAAGATGGAGCACCAGTTGCGCCACGCGCAAAAGATGGAAGCCGTGGGCCAACTGGCCGCCGGCGTGGCGCATGACTTTAACAACATTCTCACCATCATCCAGGCCAACGCTTCGCTGGGCATCAGCGAACCCAACTTGGACCCGGTGATCAAGGATTGTTTGGAGCAAATCAGCATCGCTGCGGACCGGGCGGCCGCGCTGACCCGGCAGTTGCTGGCCTTCAGCCGGAAGCAGTCCATGCAGACCCGCGAGGTGGACTTGAACCAGTTGCTGGTGGATTACGTGCGCATGTTGCAACGGGTGGTCACGGAAAAAACCAACGTCCAGTTCAATCTGACTCCGGAGCTTCCTCCCATCGTGGCCGATCCCACCATGGTGGAGCAGGTGTTGACCAACTTGGCCTTGAACGCGCGCGATGCCATGCCGCAGGGGGGGACGCTGACCATTGCCACCGAGGAGGTGGAATTCGACCAGAATTTTGCGCAACACCATCCGCACGCCCGGGCGGGGCGTTTTGTGCGGATGCAGGTGGCGGATACCGGGGTCGGCATCCCGGCGGAATTGCTGCCGCGCATCTTTGACCCCTTCTTCACCACCAAAGACGTGGGCAAAGGCTCCGGTCTGGGTCTGGCGGCGGTGTACGGCATCCTGGATTTGCATGGCGGCTGGGTGGAAGTGGAGAGCGAGGTGGGCCGGGGCACCACCTTCAGCGTGTTCTGGCCGGTGTCCACCAGCCCGCAAGGCCAGCCGTTGACGGCAAATGACCGGACGGCCATCCGGGGCGGCAATGAATGCATCTTGTTGGTGGAGGATGAACCCGCCGTCCGCGGCATCGCCCGCCACGTGTTGAAGAAATATGGTTATTCGGTGGTGGAAGCCATCAGTGGCAAGGCGGCCTTGCGCCTCTGGCCGGCGTTGCAGGAGAATGTGCACATGGTGGTCACCGATGTGGTCATGCCGGACGGCATCTCCGGCCGGCAATTGGCCGAGGAATTGCGCCGCTCCAAGCCCTGGTTGCCGGTGTTGCTCATCAGCGGCTACAGTCCGGAACTGGCCGGTTTGGATGCGCATCAGATGTCCGGCTGCAAATTCCTGCCCAAGCCGTTCAAACCTGCGGAATTAGCCCGCCTGGTGCGCGAGATGATTGACGAAGCTCAAGTCGGCAAACCGGGCAATGGCAAGGGCAAGGGCAAGGGAAATGGCAACGGCGAAGGTCAACTCCCTGGTTCATGACCGGGAATCAAGGGCCGCGCAAACTCCCTCTGCCTCCCAGGCTGCTATTCAATCCTTTGCGTCGTGGTCCCCTTTCGGGATGCTCTGGCGCTTGAGTCTCCACTATTGCAGAGGCGGGGCGGGGATGGCATTCTGGGCCGTATGAGGATGAAACTTTATTTGGGTCTGGCGGCGGTGGTCGCGGTGTTGGGCGGGTGGGGTTGTGCCACGGCTCCCCGCGGCGGCGCAGCGCCCAGTTTGACGGCCGGAGCCAATGGCGACTTTCCCGGCTGGCGGTCTTTTAGTGAACAAAGCGACACTGCCCTGGCGGCTGTGTGGCGGATGGAGACCAACGGGGTGCTCACCTGCCGGGGCACTCCCAAGGGGTACCTTTTTACGGAAAAAGACTACACCAACTTCAAAATCGAGCTGGAATGGCGGCTGCCCCCCGGCGCGACGCAGAACCACGGCGGCATCCTGGTGCGGCTGACGGGCGCCCACAGCATCTGGCCCCGCAGCCTCGAGTTTCAGTTGAATCAGGGCCAGGCAGGGGACTTCTGGGGGCTGCGCGGTTTTGTATTCACCGGCCCGGAAGACCGTTATCGTGTGCTGACCGACACTCCCTTTGGCACGCTCCGGCATCTGCGGCGTTTTCGCGACATGGAAAAACCGGCCGGGCAGTGGAATCGTTTTGAGGCGGTGGTCCAGGGGGATACGGCCGTCCAAAAAATCAACGGGGTAACGGTCAATCGCGCGGTGGGCTGCGATGTGGTGGCCGGCAAAATTGCGCTGACTGCGGAAGGGGAGGAAATCCAATTCCGCAATGTCCGCATCACGCCCCTGCCTTGAGGGTCTGGGTGAAAAGCCGTCTGCCCACCATGCCTGAGACTTGCCGGGAGGGCCACCGGGCCACCGGCGGACGAAGGGACGGCTGGAGTGCCGCAGGGTGGGGCTGGCTCCATAACTTTTGCCTGGTAGCGGCGCTGTTTTGGGCCGGTTGCCAAGGCCCCAAGCCACAATATACGGAACCAAGGACGGAAAGCCCCAGAATGGCCTCCGTTACTGCTCCGGCGGCTGCGTCCCGGCCGCCGCGGGACACTCCTCCCCCCGCGCCGCGGCGCGTGCTCAATGGCATAGACGTGCTCAAGCGGGAAGGATTTGCGCCTTTGCGCGGGCTGCGGATTGGTCTGATTACCAATCACACCGGCACGGACCGGCAGCGCAATCCCACGATTGACCTGCTGTATCAGGCTCCGGGCGTAAAACTGGTTGCCCTCTTCAGTCCCGAGCACGGGTTGCGGGGCACGCTGGATGAAAAAGTGGCGGACGGCGTGGACAGCCGCACCGGCCTGCCGGTGTACAGCCTCTATGGGACGCGCCAAAAACCGGCGCCGGAACAATTGAAAAACCTGGATGCGCTGGTATTTGACATTCAGGACATTGGCTGCCGTTTTTACACTTACATTTCCACGCTGGGTTTGTGTCTGGAGGCGGCCGCCAACGCCGGGCTTAAGTTCTTTGTGCTGGACCGCGTCAATCCGATTGGCGGGGTGCTCATCGAGGGGCCGGTGTATCGCGGGGAGCCGCAGTTCGTGGCTTTCCATGCGCTGCCCATTCGCCACGGGTTGACGGTGGGCGAGCTGGCGCGGTTGTTCAAGCAGGAGCGCGGCTGGCATGTGGATTTGGCGGTGGTCCCCGTGGAGGGCTGGCGGCGGGAGGATTGGTATGATACCACCGGCCTGCCGTGGATTAATCCCTCGCCCAACATGCGCTCCCTGACGCAGGCCGCGCTGTATCCGGGCGTGGGCCTGCTGGAGTTTGCCGTATCTGTGGGCCGGGGCACGGACACCCCCTTTGAAGTGGTGGGAGCGCCGTACATCAACGATGTGGAGCTGGCGGAGGCGTTGAATCAGGCCGGTCTGCCGGGAATCCGCTTCATTCCCGTGCAATTCACACCCACGGCCAGTGTCTTCAAGGGACAACGCTGCGGCGGAGTGAATCTGCTGGTCACAGACCGCCACCGCTTGCGCCCGGTGGAAGTGGGGATGCTCCTTATCCAGACGCTTTACCGGCTTTATCCCAAGGATTTCGCCATCGAAAAAGTCCACACGCTGCTGCTGGACCGCGACGTGCTGGAGGCCATCCGGGCTGGACGCCCGCTGGCTGAAATCCGCCAAAGCTGGCAGCCCGCCCTGGAGGAGTTTGCGCGGCGGCGCCAGGGTGTGCTGCTCTATTGAAGACGGCAGGGGGCGCGGGACTAGCGCACCACCTCCACCACATCCCCCGGCTCCAAGGTCACATCCTCCTGCCCCTGTAACAATCGGCGCGGGTTGATTTGAAAGACTTGTCCCTGCCGGATGAGCAGGAAATTGCGGGGCGTGGCCAGGGTGGTGACTTCCGCCTGCAGCAGGGCCTTGGTCAGCGTCAACCCTTCGCTCCAGGGCACCACCGGATTCTTCACCGGCCCGCGAAAACTTACCACCGCCTGCTGGGCCTGCGTCTGTTGGCGGCCATGCTCCATCCCCGCCACAAAGGCGCGCTCACGCTCCGCCTGCCGCCGTGAGGCGCCCCCGCAGCCGGCGCCAAGGGCCAGCGCCATTCCGAGCGTCAGGACGGCCCAGAACAATTTTCCGGCAATGACGGCACGCATGGCTCAGCTTTTCAAGGGTTTCCCCACATTGATTTTATG
This is a stretch of genomic DNA from Fontisphaera persica. It encodes these proteins:
- a CDS encoding LPS-assembly protein LptD, with product MNWRLAWCLSFGLLAGGLGLHAAEAHPTNPAPQILIEAQSPDGEFFFDPAKNLAMADGGIIVRYGTAIVTARRAHIFEARGLILADGAVRVESEGQTWTGESITYDYLNKRVYANDFRTKHGPYLAAGDLVITDHSNQVFQTQGAYLTTDDYAEPAYRIKARKLTIVPGQRIEARGATLYVGKVPILYLPRYERNLTRHPNYFSFVPGYRSRYGAYLLGSYNWILNDRLDGALHLDYRTRRGWGGGPDVNLHLGPWGEGEFKYYYAYDEDVLANGYNLPLNPDRHRLWYLHRAEFTNDLTARLALRYQSDGLFLHDFFERDYQSNVQPSSFFEVNKLWRNWSLDVLAQPQLVNAFETVERLPELRLTGLRQRLGESPFYYESDSSFGWYRRQFADPVNLDYDAWRGDTYHQLVLPLTYFGWLQVTPRVGGRATHYSAAGGPGGVTREHGRLVFNTGVEFSTRAHRLWPGLRNRLLDLNGLRHIIEPSLNYAFVPTPSRRVPLLPQFDYELGSYRLLPLDFPDYHAIDSIDSQNVLRLGVRNRLQTKRHGGIENFFYWAVFTDWRLDPRAGQSRFSEVYSEVEFLPRSWIVLSQELRVDPNAGNLRELTHRLTLLPGDRWTVTLGNRYLRFDPAYPQYLEQNLYFSSIFYRLSENWAFRATHHFEGRDGRMEEQTYTVYRDMRSWTMALALRWRDERLRGDDFTIAFTLSLKAFPRYKVGQDADRPAYLLSGY
- a CDS encoding exo-beta-N-acetylmuramidase NamZ family protein; translated protein: MASVTAPAAASRPPRDTPPPAPRRVLNGIDVLKREGFAPLRGLRIGLITNHTGTDRQRNPTIDLLYQAPGVKLVALFSPEHGLRGTLDEKVADGVDSRTGLPVYSLYGTRQKPAPEQLKNLDALVFDIQDIGCRFYTYISTLGLCLEAAANAGLKFFVLDRVNPIGGVLIEGPVYRGEPQFVAFHALPIRHGLTVGELARLFKQERGWHVDLAVVPVEGWRREDWYDTTGLPWINPSPNMRSLTQAALYPGVGLLEFAVSVGRGTDTPFEVVGAPYINDVELAEALNQAGLPGIRFIPVQFTPTASVFKGQRCGGVNLLVTDRHRLRPVEVGMLLIQTLYRLYPKDFAIEKVHTLLLDRDVLEAIRAGRPLAEIRQSWQPALEEFARRRQGVLLY
- a CDS encoding permease; the protein is MSSIKLQVESAGEVRGKEMKILAAFLAAFLLLYFLPVEEPRVERAWQEGLAMTGWYAREHVLLCLIPALFIAGGISVFVNQAAVMRYLGPAAPKPLAYGVASVSGSILAVCSCTVLPLFGGIWQRGAGLGPAIAFLYSGPAINILAVILTARVLGWSLGVGRAVGAVWFSVVIGLGMHLLFRREERARARASARLPRPEARRSLAQNAGFFSLMAAVLIFANWSKPAETTGWVAAVHEWKWALTALSAAGLGVVLGLWFGFAWRSLAITAAGVAILAWSFPASPAVAFAAGSAGLAILCWRHPGEGRAWLDATWALAKQIFPLLLAGVFAAGVLLGRPGHEGLIPSAWVQQAVGGNSLWANAAAAVVGAFMYFATLTEVPILQGLLGSGMGQGPALALLLAGPALSLPSMLVLRQILGTRKTVAYVVMVIVFATVSGLLFGALRTP
- a CDS encoding 3-keto-disaccharide hydrolase, with protein sequence MRMKLYLGLAAVVAVLGGWGCATAPRGGAAPSLTAGANGDFPGWRSFSEQSDTALAAVWRMETNGVLTCRGTPKGYLFTEKDYTNFKIELEWRLPPGATQNHGGILVRLTGAHSIWPRSLEFQLNQGQAGDFWGLRGFVFTGPEDRYRVLTDTPFGTLRHLRRFRDMEKPAGQWNRFEAVVQGDTAVQKINGVTVNRAVGCDVVAGKIALTAEGEEIQFRNVRITPLP
- a CDS encoding YfiR family protein; amino-acid sequence: MWVNGHKFTTAKVALHRRGGWLLLCALLNGEPLPAAEPAGPTAAELKAAVVCQLTKFVEWPEPPSTNAPLVIGVVGESPLITALERLLQSAQNSFSGSLTIQKLVPSLSRSNAASCHLVVLGERLPERSMTSIIETLRGQGILTISDAQGFTRHGGMVGLGMEDQRVQIEVNLAACERARIRFSSRLLRQVKIVSPPAPKSP
- a CDS encoding ATP-binding protein, with the translated sequence MAALATWFKNLSLARKLAWLTMAMVFMAVGICMLTGLMVEVSSMRREAQQRFTALADVLAQECAACLAFDNAQDAREALSALRQDADIQAAWVLKTDRKVFGEYQRNSTSARPLPTPVTSHVSLFEFHRVIEQPIKLQDKLLGWLVLDCSLHTYWARMGLRAAGMFLTMSLALAVTWLALRRLLRPVMAPILELASLSQQVSQNNNYTLRAPPAGNDEVGQLVTAFNHMLEAVQSRDVELERARATLEQRVQERTAELQREIIERRQIEEELRLSEQRFAQIFRASPLPIILRGLENHRVVEANQSFLQLFGYTREEVLGRTIEELGLNANPAQIKELTEIAKKKGRIREFDIQWRGKGGRAGTGRIFAEVIEWVKEPCLMVMVYDTTQQTKMEHQLRHAQKMEAVGQLAAGVAHDFNNILTIIQANASLGISEPNLDPVIKDCLEQISIAADRAAALTRQLLAFSRKQSMQTREVDLNQLLVDYVRMLQRVVTEKTNVQFNLTPELPPIVADPTMVEQVLTNLALNARDAMPQGGTLTIATEEVEFDQNFAQHHPHARAGRFVRMQVADTGVGIPAELLPRIFDPFFTTKDVGKGSGLGLAAVYGILDLHGGWVEVESEVGRGTTFSVFWPVSTSPQGQPLTANDRTAIRGGNECILLVEDEPAVRGIARHVLKKYGYSVVEAISGKAALRLWPALQENVHMVVTDVVMPDGISGRQLAEELRRSKPWLPVLLISGYSPELAGLDAHQMSGCKFLPKPFKPAELARLVREMIDEAQVGKPGNGKGKGKGNGNGEGQLPGS
- a CDS encoding TonB-dependent receptor plug domain-containing protein, whose amino-acid sequence is MAAPMVADTNPPAPATAGGPALLELELEQLLQMRAATVEGASRRRQPTREAPSAVTLLTAEDIQKNGWRTLSDALNSVPGLYTTNDRDFWYLGARGFNRPGDYNSRYLLLINGHRLNNAIYDSAPIGPEFPVDLDLIERIEVIPGPGAAMYGNNAFFGVINVITKKGRDIGGMEASASMGSHVSGHGRFTYGQYFTNSGVELLLSGDYGYDPGPRQLTFTDATGKVWTSRRRDSVETARFFSSLSWRDWSLSAAVSRAPNGIPSGVYASDPGDPRAEWEEQYGYLEVKWDHSWDEDRRLTARGYYNYYRYLGWYPYGGIRADDRAVGQDYGAEVQFNAKLWERHVLTLGANLHHAFHQDQSYEDETGFIYLNDHQDHWLAGGFAQVEWLLHRTLRLNTGGRLDYHSRHGAEANPRLSLIYQPWQRTTFKALYGTAYRAPSVFEMYYGFDGGYVINPALRPETITTYELVWEQQFTRRLALRMSAYYYCIEELISMEPQPGTGYLQFQNLDHVRATGLETALEYRLPHGWRWRGSYAVQRNRMRGVMMDNSPQHLVKNHLSIPLYRDRWWLNAECLYSSDTTTGMPGVEANDYWLLNLTLWSRPLGKNLEFSASVYNVLGHKYAYPVGDEYWANSGPLMEFSGREFRVKFTYRF
- a CDS encoding ArsR/SmtB family transcription factor, with amino-acid sequence MNNTPKPADFKRQALVFKALAHPGRLLMVTELSKGERCVCELAKLVGSEMPTVSRHLSLLKHAGIVEDEKRGTQVFYRLVTPCVMNFFQCLAAVQEGRK